The following proteins are encoded in a genomic region of Leptospira fainei serovar Hurstbridge str. BUT 6:
- a CDS encoding ABC transporter ATP-binding protein, which yields MSQFAIEIESLRKNYPGVQALRSIHLSVPRGGIFGLLGPNGAGKTTLVRILLGFSRPTSGECKVLGESPSPAVRARIGYLPERMAVSPFLTGREFLEASLRLAFFKAKEAKIKSKELLSELGLADAADRKVSTYSKGMLQRLGLAHALGAEPELLLLDEPGTGLDPAGYKEFRDRIIAENVKRGVTILINSHRLPEVEQICTEVGILHKGQIKAQGRLDELRQGKDRIRIRLEADAGLESYLEGISLDFKKDGKEWEIRPKPEIDVRRLPAELVERGADLFLFERKTESLEEVFLRLTGSLDAKEEASH from the coding sequence ATGTCCCAATTTGCAATTGAAATCGAAAGCCTTCGTAAAAATTATCCTGGCGTACAGGCGCTTCGAAGTATTCATTTAAGTGTTCCTCGCGGGGGAATTTTCGGCCTTTTAGGACCGAACGGCGCCGGAAAGACGACGTTAGTAAGAATCCTACTCGGTTTTTCTCGACCGACTAGCGGTGAATGCAAAGTTCTCGGTGAATCCCCTTCTCCGGCAGTTCGCGCACGCATAGGATATCTTCCGGAGCGTATGGCGGTTTCTCCCTTCTTAACGGGTAGGGAGTTTCTGGAAGCGAGCCTTCGACTTGCGTTTTTCAAGGCAAAGGAGGCAAAAATCAAGAGTAAAGAACTATTAAGCGAATTAGGTTTAGCAGATGCCGCGGACCGAAAAGTATCAACTTATTCTAAAGGGATGTTACAAAGGCTGGGCTTGGCGCATGCATTGGGCGCAGAACCGGAACTCCTACTATTGGACGAGCCGGGGACCGGACTTGATCCTGCCGGCTATAAGGAATTTAGGGACCGAATTATAGCGGAGAATGTAAAGCGAGGGGTTACCATCTTAATTAATTCCCATCGTTTGCCGGAAGTGGAGCAAATCTGTACTGAAGTAGGTATATTACATAAAGGTCAAATTAAAGCTCAAGGACGGCTTGATGAGCTTAGGCAGGGCAAAGATAGAATTCGCATACGCCTTGAAGCGGATGCGGGATTAGAATCGTATTTGGAAGGAATTTCTTTGGATTTTAAAAAGGACGGTAAAGAATGGGAGATTCGACCCAAACCGGAGATCGACGTGCGTAGACTTCCCGCGGAGCTAGTAGAAAGGGGAGCGGACCTCTTCCTTTTTGAAAGGAAAACCGAATCGTTGGAAGAAGTTTTCCTTCGTTTAACGGGGAGCCTCGATGCTAAAGAAGAGGCGAGTCATTAA
- a CDS encoding RNA pyrophosphohydrolase, with the protein MEKPYRKNVGMVVFNSKGKVLVGERTNFLGSWQFPQGGIDEGEGSEEAAQRELYEEVGIQNGIIIYEYPGWIQYEFPESLSLNKHLKKFRGQTQKWFLIYWNGIAEDCRLDVHEREFERVRFIPVHECLSTVVPFKRDVYERLVAEFEPKIRSYLSRGSIL; encoded by the coding sequence ATGGAAAAACCGTATAGAAAGAACGTCGGAATGGTCGTCTTTAATTCGAAGGGAAAGGTGCTGGTAGGGGAGCGAACTAACTTCCTGGGGTCCTGGCAATTCCCGCAAGGGGGAATAGATGAAGGGGAAGGTTCGGAAGAAGCTGCGCAACGCGAACTTTATGAGGAAGTCGGCATTCAAAACGGTATCATAATCTATGAATACCCCGGATGGATACAATACGAATTCCCGGAAAGCCTTAGCCTGAATAAGCATCTAAAGAAATTCAGAGGACAAACACAAAAATGGTTCCTAATTTATTGGAACGGTATCGCAGAAGATTGTCGGTTAGACGTGCATGAACGTGAATTCGAAAGAGTCCGTTTCATTCCCGTTCACGAGTGCCTATCGACCGTCGTTCCATTTAAACGCGACGTTTATGAAAGGCTTGTCGCAGAATTTGAACCGAAGATTAGATCTTACTTATCAAGAGGGTCCATACTTTGA
- a CDS encoding STAS domain-containing protein, translating to MEIKTKKIGKHTLVQLDGRLDITHSDEVEAKLLDDVQAGLGDIIINLQNISYISSSGIRIFVGMVRELEKQGRKLKLCCITPNVKKVFDVVELLDLFEVFETEQEAVATLK from the coding sequence TTGGAAATTAAGACCAAAAAAATCGGGAAACATACCCTCGTTCAATTGGACGGCCGGTTAGATATTACCCATTCCGACGAGGTTGAGGCAAAACTCTTAGACGACGTTCAAGCGGGTTTAGGAGATATCATAATTAATTTGCAAAATATCTCGTACATCTCTTCATCAGGAATCAGAATCTTCGTTGGAATGGTGCGCGAGTTAGAAAAGCAAGGTCGCAAGCTCAAGCTTTGCTGCATTACGCCAAACGTAAAAAAAGTGTTCGATGTAGTGGAATTACTGGATTTGTTCGAGGTTTTCGAAACCGAGCAAGAAGCAGTCGCAACGCTTAAATAA
- a CDS encoding acyl-CoA thioesterase: MEIVKSPRDSAVETRHIVMPDHANHYGTLFGGVLMSWIDLIAVMVAQRHCGREAVTASVDKLNFLEPISVGDHVILKASVNFTGRSSMEIGVQVSKENPYTGVVVRATTAYLTFVALDENKKPCPIPKLQPESSIEIRRYENAILRQESNRELLRKIKEKGSR; this comes from the coding sequence ATGGAAATAGTTAAAAGTCCCCGCGATTCTGCCGTAGAAACAAGACATATCGTAATGCCCGACCATGCAAACCATTACGGGACCCTCTTCGGGGGAGTCCTGATGTCTTGGATAGATTTAATTGCAGTCATGGTAGCACAAAGGCATTGCGGCCGAGAGGCAGTGACGGCCAGCGTTGACAAACTGAATTTCTTGGAACCGATCTCGGTAGGAGATCACGTCATTCTGAAAGCGTCGGTAAATTTTACCGGAAGATCTTCGATGGAAATAGGAGTACAAGTCTCTAAAGAAAATCCTTATACCGGTGTCGTCGTGAGGGCAACGACCGCATATCTAACTTTTGTCGCTCTGGATGAAAATAAAAAACCCTGCCCGATTCCGAAACTTCAACCGGAAAGTAGCATTGAAATCAGGAGGTATGAGAACGCAATTTTAAGACAGGAATCAAACCGCGAACTTCTCCGTAAAATTAAAGAGAAAGGAAGTCGGTAA
- a CDS encoding ArnT family glycosyltransferase — translation MKSPEFQSKSDRISEIVSLFGLAVLSVLYLSAFQLSKKEFPPTWPDEVLFYSPSMDFATHGTFRTVVLEGLIPGMESKTLWMPPLFFILNGTVLSFFVGGIEVLRLFSALVSLGSVWLFWFLLKEIGFSSRARLGACLLLVTDLLFLRVGWMARMEALCLFWALASIFFLARKVSWNGETKNSLTYLEGFGSGFFLGLSFLSHPFGAVFGIPALFLIHRAKAWNIWTFWAGGVLPLIGWAIWIHPDWELFIIQFGAQFGRKKELLQTFSPLTKVKVLLGGYESPGSRLWFYVALLFGIWVVRRELLERRNLAFFLLLWLFTIIAFLFLSTEYYYVMYLCLPLSALGGFFFERIRSRRIQYVAGLLVFCNLFILFYAYRKIGFANPEFDLNAKFSQAILTELKGSKRVYLQAIPDPYFLLVKGLPDSTILEFIPGELPISPDEFLPTLQTIDTFVFSEGQKRNEHVQRFLEENSNKFKMRSVSVEPSTPRKLVKAEAVIYLRR, via the coding sequence ATGAAGTCCCCTGAATTCCAGTCTAAATCCGACCGAATCTCGGAAATAGTCTCTCTCTTCGGGTTAGCCGTCTTATCGGTTCTTTATTTATCCGCATTCCAACTTTCTAAAAAAGAATTTCCGCCAACTTGGCCGGACGAAGTCCTTTTTTATTCTCCATCGATGGATTTTGCGACTCATGGGACGTTTCGCACCGTCGTTCTCGAAGGCTTGATTCCCGGAATGGAAAGTAAGACACTTTGGATGCCCCCTTTATTTTTCATTTTAAACGGGACGGTTCTTTCCTTTTTCGTAGGAGGAATCGAAGTTCTTCGTTTATTTTCAGCGCTCGTGTCTCTCGGTTCCGTTTGGTTGTTTTGGTTTTTGTTAAAAGAAATCGGTTTTTCATCCCGAGCAAGATTAGGCGCTTGTCTATTGCTCGTTACGGATCTGCTTTTTCTTAGAGTCGGTTGGATGGCGCGAATGGAGGCGCTCTGTCTTTTTTGGGCGCTGGCATCCATTTTCTTTTTGGCAAGAAAAGTCAGCTGGAACGGAGAAACGAAGAATAGTCTTACTTATTTGGAAGGTTTTGGATCTGGATTTTTTTTAGGCCTTTCTTTTTTGTCTCATCCTTTCGGCGCAGTATTCGGAATTCCAGCGCTCTTTCTAATTCATCGAGCCAAGGCCTGGAATATTTGGACATTTTGGGCGGGTGGAGTTCTTCCGTTAATCGGTTGGGCGATTTGGATTCATCCCGATTGGGAATTATTTATCATTCAATTTGGAGCGCAATTCGGAAGAAAGAAGGAACTGCTACAAACGTTTTCTCCATTAACGAAAGTGAAAGTTCTATTAGGAGGATACGAGAGTCCGGGTTCCCGTCTTTGGTTTTACGTAGCTTTGCTATTCGGAATATGGGTAGTCCGAAGAGAATTGTTAGAAAGGAGGAATTTAGCGTTCTTCTTATTGCTCTGGTTATTTACGATTATAGCTTTTTTATTTCTTTCAACGGAATATTATTACGTAATGTATCTGTGCCTCCCTCTCTCCGCTTTAGGCGGTTTTTTCTTTGAACGAATCAGAAGTAGAAGAATCCAATACGTAGCGGGGTTACTGGTTTTTTGCAATCTGTTCATCCTATTTTATGCATATAGAAAAATCGGCTTTGCAAATCCGGAATTCGATTTGAACGCGAAATTTTCGCAAGCGATATTAACCGAATTAAAGGGTTCCAAACGGGTGTATCTTCAAGCGATTCCGGACCCGTATTTTCTTCTCGTCAAAGGGTTACCCGACTCTACGATACTCGAATTTATTCCGGGAGAATTACCGATTTCGCCGGATGAGTTTCTTCCGACTTTGCAAACGATCGACACCTTTGTATTTTCCGAAGGCCAAAAACGAAACGAACATGTTCAGCGGTTTCTTGAAGAAAACTCGAATAAGTTTAAAATGAGAAGCGTTTCAGTAGAGCCGTCGACTCCGAGAAAGCTTGTAAAAGCGGAAGCGGTAATTTATCTCAGAAGATAA
- the sixA gene encoding phosphohistidine phosphatase SixA, which translates to MKIIIARHGEAEPASPDGKDSSRILTAKGKADIEKMARFFLTGFKIKKIYHSPFIRTAETAKIYAEILRPNEETESLEYLQPGEEYAQTCSLLKDYSNSDAILIVGHSPDVSIFSEKLLGISGVGKSFLFTPGSALAVNVPREKFLGGQIIWFVSPDFLC; encoded by the coding sequence ATGAAGATTATAATTGCAAGGCATGGAGAAGCTGAACCGGCTTCTCCTGACGGAAAAGATTCCTCACGAATTCTCACTGCCAAAGGAAAAGCCGACATCGAAAAGATGGCGCGATTTTTCTTAACCGGCTTTAAAATAAAAAAAATCTACCATAGTCCCTTCATTAGAACCGCGGAAACCGCCAAAATCTATGCGGAAATTTTACGCCCGAACGAGGAAACGGAATCATTGGAATATCTGCAGCCTGGGGAAGAATATGCTCAGACCTGCTCATTACTAAAAGATTACTCGAATTCGGATGCAATCTTGATCGTTGGACATAGTCCTGACGTGAGTATTTTCTCGGAGAAATTGCTAGGAATATCCGGCGTCGGAAAATCGTTCCTGTTTACGCCCGGATCGGCTTTAGCAGTGAATGTTCCAAGGGAGAAATTCTTAGGAGGACAGATTATTTGGTTCGTCTCTCCGGACTTTCTATGTTGA
- a CDS encoding penicillin-binding transpeptidase domain-containing protein: MSIIRFLLPWILVFAVSRPILSERILANQHELLLVSNFLINQNKIPEIKTYGDEAFTKVRFSPASTFKTYLALSLLENRIMDPEAKILCSDSHIPGSPRSLNLREALFYSSNDYFSIQFPKLGRKKLEKTLKRIGYGQMPDKPDPSKKGKLPYSWWTNEMGLKHGGGLRLLPEEVHSFWVSVFWKRGRGVSESVYRSWISSLFWSDCPERNGTIFGKTGSWEGSYWFQGILISKQSPDSLAVTILSKSKDANRTATINRFYEIIGCKMPPLE, from the coding sequence GTGTCTATAATCAGGTTTCTACTGCCTTGGATTCTCGTCTTTGCAGTTAGTCGGCCGATTTTATCGGAGAGGATTCTCGCAAACCAGCACGAGCTTTTGCTAGTCTCTAATTTCCTTATAAATCAAAATAAGATCCCAGAAATAAAAACATACGGGGACGAGGCTTTTACGAAAGTCCGATTTTCCCCCGCGTCCACTTTCAAAACATATTTAGCTCTTTCTTTATTAGAAAATAGAATTATGGATCCGGAAGCAAAAATTCTATGTTCCGATTCTCATATCCCCGGTTCTCCCCGAAGTCTGAATTTGCGCGAGGCGCTATTTTACTCTTCCAACGATTATTTCTCGATACAGTTTCCTAAACTTGGTCGGAAGAAATTAGAAAAAACTTTAAAAAGGATCGGATATGGGCAAATGCCTGATAAGCCCGATCCGTCCAAAAAAGGAAAGCTTCCTTATAGCTGGTGGACGAACGAGATGGGTTTAAAGCATGGGGGCGGCCTTCGATTGCTTCCGGAAGAGGTTCATAGTTTTTGGGTTTCGGTTTTTTGGAAAAGAGGCCGAGGTGTTTCGGAATCCGTTTATCGATCCTGGATATCCAGCTTATTCTGGTCGGATTGCCCGGAACGAAACGGAACTATTTTCGGAAAGACAGGTTCTTGGGAAGGGAGCTATTGGTTTCAGGGAATTTTAATTTCGAAACAAAGTCCCGATTCTTTAGCCGTTACGATATTAAGTAAATCCAAAGACGCGAATAGAACTGCCACAATAAACCGATTTTATGAAATTATCGGATGTAAAATGCCTCCGTTAGAATAG
- a CDS encoding tyrosine-type recombinase/integrase, with protein MVSSEFFRKPDRSEFEDENYSGFLSKPDLRRLFDAAKSNENHYLWLRMIYSFGLLITELVFIEVRDLDWATNQITIKHSQKLRSRTLPIPISLQRDLWFASRGKSENAFLFSGRSGRIHPRTIQKMFSKLEAACGLSVSVIRLRRSLGVHLIEAGWGVEKIREHLGFSSKRSVQELLGPARNPQVGKMFPLEEILGAAA; from the coding sequence ATGGTTTCATCAGAATTTTTCCGTAAACCGGATCGATCTGAATTTGAAGATGAAAATTACTCCGGGTTTCTATCTAAACCGGACTTGCGAAGACTTTTTGATGCAGCCAAAAGTAATGAAAATCATTATCTTTGGCTGCGGATGATTTATTCTTTCGGTCTGCTTATAACCGAACTGGTTTTTATTGAGGTTCGGGATTTAGACTGGGCGACAAATCAGATTACGATTAAGCATTCCCAAAAATTAAGGAGTAGAACTCTCCCGATCCCTATTTCTCTGCAAAGAGATTTATGGTTCGCTTCGCGGGGCAAATCAGAAAATGCATTCTTATTTTCGGGTAGATCCGGACGGATTCACCCGCGAACCATTCAGAAAATGTTTTCAAAGTTAGAGGCAGCGTGCGGGCTTTCCGTAAGCGTAATTCGATTACGAAGATCGCTTGGGGTCCATTTAATCGAAGCCGGCTGGGGGGTGGAAAAAATTCGAGAGCATCTCGGTTTTTCTTCGAAGAGATCCGTTCAAGAATTGCTGGGTCCTGCGAGAAATCCTCAAGTCGGAAAAATGTTTCCATTAGAGGAAATTCTGGGGGCTGCAGCGTAA
- a CDS encoding acylphosphatase, giving the protein MASKNQTRAKIRVRGAVQGVGFRYFVLQRAQECRLTGYTMNLPSGEVEVIVEGDKVFIEDLYKAVQRGPSKAKVVEATIQWEEAKGNFRTFEIKR; this is encoded by the coding sequence ATGGCAAGTAAGAATCAAACGAGAGCGAAAATTAGAGTGCGAGGAGCCGTTCAAGGGGTGGGGTTTCGCTACTTCGTTTTACAACGAGCACAGGAATGTAGGCTCACCGGATATACGATGAATCTTCCCTCGGGCGAAGTCGAAGTCATCGTTGAAGGAGACAAAGTTTTTATAGAAGATCTGTATAAGGCGGTCCAACGAGGTCCATCTAAGGCTAAAGTCGTCGAAGCAACGATCCAATGGGAAGAGGCTAAAGGGAATTTTAGAACCTTTGAAATCAAGCGTTAG
- a CDS encoding alpha/beta hydrolase — MKNFLEAALFALHCQSSEPPRVKETEILLSLPDKEIPAILYTPKNDSKGTILAVNGLAYLGNKDPRFAAVCQAACAVGYTVISPLLKEVTEFRIEKETIHTIQDMIVNVSSDPVYCPQGKLSYIAPSFSGSMGLIAASNPKISNRIESILTIGAYCDVTSTLDYLMTSPDGDEYGRMILLYNFIKYGIGDNKEVEKAIKACVLDGSYGREMLELPGILESIKSINRKIFEELRDNPTYRQEVWRKILDNAGKKASFLKDLQVKDKLESISCPISIVHGLEDKVVPPAEAVIMAEALSSKRVKLVLTPLISHGDVGISLKTIPAIFDLINGFAFFFKHIGQSKALYEKKEDRETVAA, encoded by the coding sequence ATGAAAAATTTCTTGGAAGCCGCACTATTTGCTCTCCATTGTCAAAGCTCTGAACCACCACGGGTGAAAGAAACCGAAATACTACTTTCATTACCCGACAAAGAGATCCCTGCAATTCTTTACACGCCTAAAAACGATTCGAAGGGGACCATCTTAGCGGTCAACGGTCTGGCATACTTAGGGAATAAAGATCCAAGATTTGCCGCGGTTTGCCAAGCCGCCTGTGCCGTCGGTTATACCGTAATTTCTCCTCTACTGAAAGAAGTGACCGAATTTCGAATCGAAAAAGAAACGATTCATACTATACAAGATATGATCGTAAACGTTTCTTCCGACCCCGTTTATTGTCCCCAAGGAAAACTTTCCTATATTGCTCCTTCATTTTCCGGAAGCATGGGCTTGATCGCGGCCTCTAACCCTAAAATTTCAAATCGTATCGAATCCATTTTAACGATCGGCGCCTATTGCGATGTCACGTCCACTTTGGATTACCTAATGACCTCCCCGGACGGAGACGAGTATGGTCGAATGATTTTACTTTATAATTTTATAAAATATGGAATCGGCGATAACAAGGAAGTTGAGAAAGCGATTAAGGCATGCGTTTTGGACGGAAGCTATGGACGAGAGATGCTGGAATTGCCCGGGATACTCGAATCCATAAAATCCATAAATCGAAAAATTTTCGAAGAGCTAAGAGACAATCCCACATACAGACAGGAGGTTTGGCGTAAAATTTTAGACAACGCGGGAAAGAAAGCCTCGTTCTTAAAGGATTTACAAGTAAAGGATAAATTAGAGTCGATATCTTGCCCGATTTCAATCGTCCACGGACTTGAAGACAAGGTAGTTCCGCCGGCGGAAGCGGTAATTATGGCTGAAGCGTTGTCAAGTAAGAGAGTGAAGCTCGTTTTAACTCCGTTAATTTCGCATGGAGACGTCGGAATTTCCCTAAAGACCATTCCTGCTATATTCGATTTAATTAATGGATTTGCCTTCTTTTTCAAACATATCGGTCAATCCAAGGCTTTGTACGAAAAAAAGGAAGACCGAGAAACGGTTGCCGCATAG
- a CDS encoding globin domain-containing protein, with amino-acid sequence MSEHSIHIPPSGPPAPDPRLRTLFLKLGEEKLRSLVADFYRKIPSSPIAWMFPENLEHSIQKSADFLIQVVGGPPYYVERYGAPRMRARHLPFPIDEKSRRAWLSCYREAIQDWEVDQESKDIIWEFLQGFSAWMVNTA; translated from the coding sequence TTGAGCGAGCATTCCATTCATATACCTCCCTCCGGCCCTCCTGCTCCGGATCCAAGGCTTCGCACGCTTTTTTTAAAGTTAGGTGAAGAAAAATTGCGGAGCCTAGTCGCCGATTTTTACCGAAAAATACCATCCAGTCCTATTGCTTGGATGTTTCCTGAAAATTTGGAGCATAGCATACAAAAGTCCGCCGACTTTTTAATTCAAGTAGTAGGCGGACCGCCTTATTATGTAGAAAGATACGGGGCGCCTAGAATGAGGGCAAGACATCTGCCTTTCCCTATAGATGAAAAATCCCGAAGAGCTTGGCTTTCTTGTTATCGGGAAGCAATTCAAGATTGGGAAGTGGATCAAGAATCAAAAGATATTATTTGGGAATTTCTTCAAGGATTCTCGGCTTGGATGGTGAATACGGCATGA
- a CDS encoding SET domain-containing protein-lysine N-methyltransferase, with the protein MQVQRKGSRRRIFIEADFEIRESHIPGIGMGLFPKEDVQKGDTVGFYTGRVLDDKSANSSKYCESKYLLWICKDHWIYGEGKKSNYTRYINHSTKPNIKLVVSTRWKTARFEALRKIRAGEELFFDYGDEYWINVDISPVERN; encoded by the coding sequence ATGCAAGTGCAACGTAAAGGTAGTCGCCGTCGAATATTTATTGAAGCAGACTTCGAGATTCGGGAATCTCATATTCCCGGTATAGGAATGGGTCTTTTCCCAAAGGAAGACGTTCAAAAAGGCGATACGGTCGGCTTCTATACCGGTCGAGTTTTGGACGATAAATCGGCAAACTCGTCCAAATATTGCGAATCGAAATACTTACTTTGGATCTGTAAGGATCATTGGATCTACGGAGAAGGTAAAAAATCCAACTACACCCGTTATATTAACCATAGTACAAAACCGAATATTAAATTAGTTGTATCTACTCGATGGAAAACCGCCCGCTTCGAAGCTCTTCGGAAAATCCGCGCGGGAGAAGAGCTTTTCTTCGATTACGGCGACGAGTATTGGATTAACGTAGATATTTCCCCGGTGGAGCGGAACTAG
- a CDS encoding SGNH/GDSL hydrolase family protein: MKRSEFIVTLLSFLLFIDCYSEKHAQDLTALLPQGASIPVAIIGDSLCERSQAFDLSDGLGSHFQVLNVCVTGSTVPDWLQNVDRALTNSPKIVIIELGTNDVSSYPTSQFPANYDRLLSSISLKTDAIILVTVLPPPLDPGFRTAVLQINTYLKSLSTAHPIADMETPFLQTENTIPLYPQTDPIHPDPAGIAIMKAVYIKQIGKISGLSL; the protein is encoded by the coding sequence ATGAAACGATCCGAATTCATCGTAACCTTGCTGTCGTTTCTTTTATTCATCGATTGCTATTCCGAAAAACATGCGCAGGATTTGACCGCCTTACTTCCGCAGGGTGCCAGCATTCCCGTTGCGATAATCGGTGATTCCTTGTGCGAGCGATCGCAAGCATTTGATTTGTCGGATGGATTGGGTTCTCATTTTCAAGTCTTGAATGTTTGCGTAACCGGCAGTACCGTACCGGATTGGTTGCAAAATGTGGATCGCGCCCTTACGAACTCTCCAAAAATTGTCATCATCGAATTGGGAACGAACGACGTTTCCTCCTATCCCACAAGTCAATTCCCCGCAAATTACGATCGACTCTTGTCGAGCATTTCCCTGAAAACGGATGCGATCATACTTGTAACTGTGCTTCCGCCGCCTTTAGATCCGGGTTTTAGAACGGCAGTTTTGCAGATCAATACGTATCTGAAGTCGCTTTCTACCGCTCATCCGATTGCGGATATGGAAACTCCTTTTTTGCAAACCGAGAACACCATTCCTCTATATCCTCAAACCGATCCGATACATCCCGATCCGGCAGGCATTGCGATTATGAAAGCGGTCTACATAAAGCAAATCGGAAAGATCAGCGGGCTTTCTCTTTGA
- a CDS encoding LIMLP_16025 family protein: protein MDNQKLNDLINAGIGAVQTSKEIFDKLLEDLNEGKEKVEQRFDELRAQGEKDLSDSALKFKVPLAWGIVKFEEIRENLLKQFLNK, encoded by the coding sequence ATGGATAACCAAAAACTTAACGATCTTATAAACGCGGGAATCGGCGCAGTTCAAACATCGAAAGAGATCTTCGATAAACTCCTGGAAGACCTAAACGAAGGAAAGGAGAAGGTCGAACAACGCTTTGATGAGTTACGCGCCCAAGGTGAAAAAGACCTTAGCGACAGCGCCTTGAAATTTAAAGTTCCCCTAGCATGGGGAATCGTGAAATTCGAAGAAATTCGGGAAAACCTTCTCAAACAATTCTTAAATAAATAA
- a CDS encoding ABC transporter permease produces MLKKRRVIKMNLKSKQSFSFFFVSMFLQLPVLIKLTLLQVQRRKALFFLFSLLAFYLLGEWFCTSTFGDNITKGVSVGTYFTLSSLWVTVFLVMMTSDLLRQDLDSQVHTLWLSRPLDPLVYLAGKGITLLILVMLFLVGAFAIHSAFAMEIPWDFLLYQGVMFLSYGFLVVFALLITLTANQTISVLLSFGLLLGTAILDFIVYNGVVDGSAELAENQKLFVKIAYWVLPQLGTVYYHSGRLLEGKVEDPFSYGPYSFLQVGAWILLLKAALIGATRRKEI; encoded by the coding sequence ATGCTAAAGAAGAGGCGAGTCATTAAAATGAATCTAAAATCGAAACAATCGTTTTCATTTTTTTTCGTTTCTATGTTCTTACAGCTGCCTGTCCTAATAAAGCTAACGCTTCTACAGGTGCAGCGTCGGAAGGCGCTATTCTTCCTATTTTCGCTTCTTGCGTTTTATTTGTTAGGGGAATGGTTTTGCACCAGCACATTCGGCGATAATATCACGAAGGGCGTATCAGTCGGGACGTATTTTACTCTCTCTTCGCTTTGGGTGACGGTCTTTCTGGTAATGATGACTTCAGATTTGTTGCGTCAGGACCTCGATTCCCAGGTTCACACTCTTTGGTTGAGTAGACCTCTCGATCCTTTGGTATATTTGGCGGGGAAAGGGATTACGTTGTTAATCTTGGTTATGCTGTTTTTGGTCGGAGCGTTTGCCATCCATTCGGCCTTTGCAATGGAGATTCCTTGGGATTTTTTACTCTATCAAGGAGTGATGTTTCTATCTTACGGTTTTTTAGTGGTCTTTGCTTTATTAATCACTTTGACTGCCAATCAAACGATTTCCGTTTTATTGTCCTTCGGATTACTTCTCGGCACGGCCATTTTAGATTTCATCGTATATAACGGTGTGGTGGACGGGTCCGCTGAATTGGCCGAAAATCAAAAGCTTTTTGTCAAAATTGCGTATTGGGTTTTACCGCAACTCGGTACCGTTTATTACCACTCCGGAAGACTTTTGGAGGGAAAAGTAGAAGACCCATTTTCTTACGGACCTTATTCTTTTTTACAAGTCGGCGCCTGGATTTTGCTTTTGAAGGCGGCTTTGATCGGAGCAACTCGTCGCAAGGAAATTTAA